A window of the Lactuca sativa cultivar Salinas chromosome 7, Lsat_Salinas_v11, whole genome shotgun sequence genome harbors these coding sequences:
- the LOC111891002 gene encoding uncharacterized protein LOC111891002 — protein MASLQESLNSFKKQQEKCQSAPKSKSIAGSKTIVKTATPANTSTKLSSPSFKFPNDTKRLQHINYNIRKSPIEAQIYRVIDLLFKKRQSITAEQINEACYVDVKGNKAVFQSLANNPKVNYDGKRFSYKLKYNVRDKKELWSLIQTFAEGISVADLKDAHPTIVEDLQALKAAREIWLLSNPNSKEDIAYPNDPQLLFKVDDELKQLFRAIELPHDMLEIELDLQKNGMKPATNAAKRRVMAQNCNICNKPKQKKKKAKISK, from the exons ATGGCATCACTGCAAGAAAGTCTGAATAGCTTCAAGAAGCAACAAGAGAAATGCCAGTCAGCCCCAAAGAGCAAAAGCATTGCAGGTTCTAAAACAATCGTTAAGACAGCAACACCTGCAAACACCTCGACCAAATTATCTTCTCCTTCGTTTAAATTCCCCAATGACACGAAGAGGTTGCAGCATATTAATTATAATATAAGGAAGAGCCCTATCGAAGCTCAGATCTATCGTGTGATTGATCTGCTGTTTAAG AAGAGGCAATCCATCACAGCAGAGCAAATAAATGAAGCATGTTATGTTGATGTCAAAGGCAACAAGGCCGTGTTTCAAAGTTTAGCAAACAACCCAAAAGTTAATTATGATGGAAAGCGCTTCTCTTACAAG TTGAAGTATAATGTGAGAGACAAGAAGGAACTTTGGAGTTTAATACAAACATTTGCAGAAGGTATTTCTGTTGCTGATCTTAAAGATGCCCACCCTACTATCGTGGAAGATTTACAG GCCCTGAAAGCTGCTAGAGAGATATGGCTATTATCAAATCCCAACTCGAAGGAAGACATAGCCTACCCTAATGATCCTCAGCTTCTTTTTAAAGTTGATGATGAATTGAAACAATTATTCAGGGCAATTGAGTTGCCACACGACATGCTGGAGATCGAGCTTGATTTGCAGAAAAATGGCATGAAGCCTGCAACCAATGCTGCTAAGAGAAGAGTAATGGCACAAAATTGTAATATATGTAACAAACCaaaacaaaagaagaagaaggccAAGATTAGTAAATGA